The Benincasa hispida cultivar B227 chromosome 9, ASM972705v1, whole genome shotgun sequence genome has a segment encoding these proteins:
- the LOC120086206 gene encoding LRR receptor-like serine/threonine-protein kinase IOS1 — MDVSTYLLFAFLSGLALVNLVQAQGQLGFISLDCGLPPNTNYIEPTTTLQFTSDAAYIKSGVSKSLSSNYNQFLYKQYHHVRSFPQGRRNCYDISVKKGTKYLMRASFFYGNYDGLSQLPKFNLYLGDSLWKMVNFTDENMDTTVDSIHVTLDNQVQICLVNTNTGTPFISSLEFRPLPNETYKVLTRSLLLSYRLDMGTTTNLTYRFPNDTYDRFWVPYNWGEWTSISSALTIDPNTYEPGSIVMETAAIRIDTKKPLEIWWETEDENTQYYVYMHFAEVEKLQPNQTRGFNITYNGSVWYGPLIPDYLSTTTIFSQGPLPTPKKKHLFSLIPIENSTHPPIINAMEIYSAIDLLELTSDQGDVGAITSIKSTYGIVRDWEGDPCVPRAYPWEGIACTKTNGTVPRIVSLNLSSSGLAGEISQSIENLQMLQILDLSNNDLTGNIPDFLSNLSNLEVLKLDNNKLTGSVPSELLKRHDNGSLSLSVQGNPNLDCTSDSCKSSSKKKTSVVIPIVASIGGLILIIVVSIIILWIVKSRKKRRNETVVPKVDPSGTNDQISDHLLETRRRQFTYSEVLRMTNNFERILGKGGFGMVYYGTIDDTQVAVKMLSQASGQGYQQFQAEVTLLLRVHHKNLTNLVGYLNEGDRLGLIYEFMAKGNLAEHLSETSSYVLSWQDRLRIAMDAAQGLEYLHDGCKPPIIHRDVKTTNILLTENFQAKLADFGLSKSFPVDGNKTNNYMSTIVAGTPGYLDPDYYLSNRLTEKSDVYSFGVALLEIISCRPVISRSEENVHISKWVNSMVAQGDINGIVDERLGGKYDANSVWKAVEVALSCVSGNSARRPTMNQVVAELKSCLAMELERTPESRGFDSTNSVNMMSIVMDYSEAAPMAR; from the exons ATGGATGTTTCAACATATTTGCTCTTTGCTTTTCTGAGTGGCCTAGCTCTTGTCAATCTTGTTCAAGCTCAAGGTCAATTAG GCTTCATAAGCTTAGATTGTGGATTGCCACCAAACACAAACTACATTGAACCAACAACAACACTTCAATTTACTTCTGATGCTGCTTATATAAAAAGTGGTGTAAGCAAAAGCTTATCCTCTAATTATAACCAATTTCTATATAAACAATATCATCATGTTAGAAGCTTTCCCCAAGGACGTAGAAATTGCTACGATATAAGTGTAAAAAAGGGCACCAAGTATTTGATGCGAGCAAGTTTTTTCTATGGAAATTACGATGGGCTCAGCCAACTGCCGAAATTCAATCTCTACTTAGGAGATAGCTTATGGAAGATGGTGAATTTCACTGATGAAAATATGGATACCACAGTAGATTCTATACATGTAACCTTAGACAATCAAGTACAAATTTGTCTCGTCAACACAAACACTGGAACTCCATTCATCTCTTCATTGGAATTTAGACCTTTGCCAAATGAGACTTATAAGGTCTTGACAAGATCATTGTTGCTTTCCTACCGATTAGATATGGGTACAACAACGAACCTCACATACAG GTTTCCTAATGATACATATGATCGATTTTGGGTGCCTTACAATTGGGGCGAGTGGACAAGCATAAGTAGTGCACTTACAATAGATCCAAATACCTACGAGCCAGGGTCTATTGTCATGGAAACTGCAGCTATTAGAATAGATACAAAAAAGCCCCTGGAAATTTGGTGGGAGACTGAAGATGAAAACACACAGTATTATGTATACATGCACTTTGCTGAAGTTGAAAAACTCCAACCCAATCAAACAAGAGGATTCAACATCACCTATAATGGGAGTGTTTGGTATGGTCCTCTCATTCCCGACTACTTGTCCACAACAACGATTTTTAGCCAAGGACCATTACCAACACCAAAAAAAAAGCATCTATTCTCACTCATACCAATCGAAAATTCAACACACCCTCCAATCATAAATGCCATGGAAATTTATTCGGCAATAGATCTGTTAGAGCTAACGTCAGATCAAGGAGATG TGGGTGCAATAACAAGCATCAAGTCAACTTATGGAATAGTCAGAGATTGGGAAGGAGATCCATGCGTTCCAAGAGCATACCCCTGGGAGGGTATAGCTTGTACCAAAACAAATGGAACTGTTCCTAGAATCGTGTCTTT gaATTTGTCATCAAGTGGATTGGCAGGAGAGATTTCTCAAAGTATAGAGAATCTACAAATGCTACAAATATT GGACTTGTCAAACAATGACTTGACGGGAAATATCCCAGATTTTCTGTCTAACTTATCAAACCTTGAAGTCTT AAAGTTAGATAACAACAAGCTCACAGGCTCTGTTCCATCTGAACTCCTCAAGAGACACGATAATGGTTCATTATCGTTAAG TGTTCAAGGGAATCCAAATCTAGATTGTACATCAGATTCGTGCAAGAGTAGTAGTAAGAAGAAGACTAGCGTCGTTATTCCAATTGTAGCATCAATTGGGGGATTGATACTCATCATTGTAGTTTCAATCATCATCCTTTGGATTGTTAAATCAAGAAAGAAACGGCGCAATGAAACTGTTGTTCCAAAGGTGGATCCCTCAGGAACCAACGACCAAATAAGCGATCACTTGTTGGAGACAAGGAGGCGGCAGTTCACATATTCAGAAGTCTTGAGGATGACCAATAATTTCGAGAGAATTCTAGGAAAAGGAGGTTTTGGGATGGTTTACTATGGCACCATAGATGACACTCAAGTGGCCGTGAAGATGCTTTCTCAAGCTTCCGGTCAAGGTTATCAACAGTTTCAAGCAGAG GTTACACTTCTTTTGAGAGTTCACCATAAAAACTTGACAAATCTTGTGGGGTATTTGAACGAAGGAGACCGCCTTGGTCTCATTTATGAGTTCATGGCCAAAGGAAACTTAGCAGAGCATCTTTCAG AAACGAGTTCGTATGTCTTAAGTTGGCAAGATAGGCTCCGGATAGCCATGGATGCAGCACAAG GATTGGAGTACCTGCACGACGGTTGCAAACCACCCATAATCCACAGAGATGTGAAAACAACAAACATCTTATTGACAGAGAATTTCCAAGCCAAACTTGCAGATTTTGGTTTATCCAAAAGCTTCCCAGTAGATGGCAACAAGACTAACAACTACATGTCCACCATTGTTGCTGGCACCCCTGGTTACCTTGATCCAGA CTACTACTTATCGAACAGGCTGACGGAGAAAAGCGATGTGTACAGCTTTGGAGTGGCTCTGTTGGAGATAATCAGCTGCAGACCTGTGAtatcaagaagtgaagaaaaCGTTCATATCAGTAAATGGGTAAACTCGATGGTGGCTCAAGGGGACATAAATGGAATAGTTGACGAAAGATTGGGAGGAAAATATGATGCTAACTCAGTTTGGAAGGCAGTGGAGGTGGCGTTAAGTTGTGTATCTGGGAACTCTGCAAGAAGACCGACGATGAACCAAGTGGTGGCCGAACTGAAAAGTTGTTTGGCCATGGAATTGGAACGGACGCCGGAGAGTCGAGGTTTCGATTCGACGAATTCCGTGAACATGATGTCCATTGTTATGGATTACAGTGAAGCCGCTCCAATGGCGAGGTGA
- the LOC120086205 gene encoding LRR receptor-like serine/threonine-protein kinase IOS1, producing the protein YIHLVDSKSYICLLVGFISLDCGLPTNTSYIESTTTLRFTSDIPYINSGVSKSLSSNYQILFQQQYHHVRSFPQGRRNCYTIGIKKDTKYLMRASFLYGNYDGLSKLPTFDLYFGDSLWTTVKFIDESIDITTDIIHVTSNNQVQICLVNTDNGTPFISSLEFRPLSSETYVSTTSLLHYNRLDMGTTTNKTYRFPDDAYDRFWVPFNFGQWASISTTLKIESDDNNYFQLGSVVMGTAAVQININESLRIQWESEDETTQYHVYMHFAEVENLQPNQTRGFNITYNGQYMYGPFTPHHLSTTTIHTTKPIPLQKQPTKTHLFSLVPVENSTLPPILNAMETYSVIDLSELASNQGDVDAIRNIKSTYGIVKDWEGDPCVPRAYPWEGIDCSNETAPRIGSLNLSSSGLAGEISSYIFNLEIIQTLDLSNNNLTGNIPAFLSTLKKLKVLKLNNNTLTGTVPSELITKSVDGSLLLSVEGNPNLDACLSDSCAKKKSEKNSVVIPIVASIGGLVAIAAMATIIFWIVKLKKNRQNGTGVLLESKRRQFTYSEVLKMTNNFERILGEGGFGMVYYGLIDNVQVAVKLLSQASGQGYQQFQAEVTLLLRVHHKNLTSLVGYLNEGDHIGLIYEFMANGNLAEHLSEKSSRVLSWQDRLRIAMDAAQGLEYLHDGCKPPIIHRDVKTTNILLTENFQAKLADFGLSKSFPTEGNNTYMSTIVAGTIGYLDPEYYKSNRLTEKSDVYSFGVALLEIISCKPVRPLTDTDVHIVKWVNSLAARGDINGIIDRRLDRNYDVNSVWKAVEVAMNCVSEKPAKRPTMNQVVAELKNCLAIELERIRENQALNSTNSMNTMSIVMDYSVSHPLAR; encoded by the exons TATATACATTTGGTTGATTCTAAGTCTTATATTTGCTTGTTGGTAGGTTTCATCAGCTTAGATTGTGGATTGCCAACAAACACAAGTTATATTGAATCAACAACAACCCTTCGCTTTACCTCAGATATTCCCTACATAAACAGTGGTGTAAGCAAAAGCCTATCCTCtaattatcaaattttatttcaacaaCAATACCATCATGTTAGAAGCTTTCCACAAGGACGCAGGAATTGTTACACTATAGGCATTAAAAAAGACACTAAGTATTTGATGCGAGCAAGTTTCTTGTATGGAAACTACGACGGGCTTAGTAAACTGCCAACTTTCGATCTCTACTTCGGAGATAGTTTATGGACAACAGTGAAATTCATCGATGAAAGCATCGATATCACAACAGACATCATACATGTTACCTCAAACAATCAAGTACAAATTTGCCTTGTAAATACAGACAATGGGACTCCTTTCATCTCTTCATTGGAATTCAGACCTTTGTCCAGTGAGACTTACGTCTCAACAACCTCGTTGTTGCATTATAATCGATTAGATATGGGTAcaacaacaaataaaacatacag GTTTCCAGATGATGCCTATGATCGTTTTTGGGTGCCTTTCAACTTTGGCCAGTGGGCAAGCATAAGTACCACACTTAAGATAGAATCTGATGATAACAATTATTTCCAGCTAGGGTCTGTTGTCATGGGAACAGCAGCagttcaaataaatataaatgagtCCTTGCGGATCCAATGGGAGTCAGAAGATGAGACAACCCAATATCATGTATATATGCACTTTGCTGAGGTAGAAAATCTCCAACCCAATCAAACAAGAGGATTCAACATTACCTATAATGGCCAATATATGTATGGACCTTTTACTCCTCATCACTTGAGCACAACAACAATTCATACTACAAAACCAATACCATTGCAAAAGCAGCCAACCAAAACGCATCTATTCTCACTTGTTCCAGTTGAAAATTCAACACTTCCTCCTATCCTCAATGCTATGGAAACTTATTCTGTAATAGATCTTTCTGAACTAGCATCAAATCAAGGAGATG TGGATGCAATAAGAAACATCAAGTCAACTTATGGAATAGTTAAAGATTGGGAAGGAGATCCATGCGTTCCAAGAGCATACCCTTGGGAGGGTATAGACTGTTCCAACGAAACTGCTCCGAGAATTGGATCTCT GAATTTGTCATCAAGTGGATTGGCAGGGGAAATTTCTTCATATATATTCAATCTAGAAATTATACAAACTTT GGACTTGTCGAATAATAACCTGACAGGAAATATCCCTGCTTTTCTTTCTACATTGAAAAAGCTTAAAGTCCT AAAGTTAAACAACAACACGCTCACAGGGACTGTTCCATCTGAACTCATTACGAAATCCGTTGATGGTTCACTATTGTTAAG TGTTGAAGGGAATCCAAATCTAGATGCATGTCTATCAGATTCATGTGCAAAGAAGAAGAGTGAGAAAAATAGCGTGGTTATCCCAATAGTAGCATCAATTGGTGGGTTGGTAGCCATTGCTGCAATGGCAACTATCATCTTTTGGATTGTTAAATTAAAGAAGAACCGACAAAATGGAACTGGTGTTTTATTGGAGTCAAAAAGGAGACAGTTTACATATTCGGAAGTATTGAAGAtgacaaataattttgagagaATTCTGGGCGAAGGTGGTTTTGGAATGGTTTACTATGGCCTCATCGATAACGTTCAAGTGGCTGTAAAGTTACTTTCTCAAGCATCTGGGCAAGGCTATCAACAGTTTCAAGCAGAG GTTACACTTCTTTTAAGAGTTCATCATAAAAACTTGACGAGTCTAGTGGGGTATTTGAACGAGGGAGACCACATTGGCCTCATTTATGAGTTCATGGCCAATGGAAACTTAGCAGAGCATCTTTCAG AGAAGAGTTCGCGTGTCTTAAGTTGGCAAGATAGACTCCGAATAGCCATGGATGCAGCTCAAg GATTGGAGTACCTGCACGATGGTTGCAAACCGCCCATAATCCACAGAGATGTGAAAACAACAAACATCTTATTGACAGAGAATTTCCAAGCCAAACTTGCAGATTTTGGTTTGTCCAAAAGCTTCCCAACAGAGGGCAATAACACCTACATGTCCACCATTGTAGCTGGCACTATTGGTTACCTTGATCCAGA GTACTATAAATCAAACAGGTTGACTGAGAAAAGTGATGTGTACAGCTTTGGGGTTGCTCTATTGGAGATAATCAGCTGCAAACCTGTAAGACCACTAACTGATACTGATGTTCATATCGTCAAATGGGTAAACTCCCTGGCAGCTAGAGGGGATATTAATGGCATAATTGACCGAAGATTGGATAGAAATTATGATGTGAACTCAGTTTGGAAGGCAGTGGAAGTAGCGATGAATTGTGTATCCGAGAAGCCTGCAAAAAGACCGACAATGAACCAAGTGGTGGCAGAACTGAAGAATTGCTTAGCCATAGAATTGGAACGGATTAGGGAGAATCAAGCTTTGAATTCGACAAACTCCATGAACACGATGTCCATTGTTATGGATTACAGTGTATCCCATCCATTGGCAAGATGA